In Listeria monocytogenes, the following proteins share a genomic window:
- a CDS encoding ABC transporter permease codes for MLKTIIKRVLQIIPMLFIISIISFALIKLAPGDPVNSFVTPDMNPDDVERIRQSLGLDQPIYVQYFIWLGNLLQGNLGYSIVNSQPVLQQILERIPATLGLVGTSLVLTLLLSIPFGLVAANYENTWIDKVLNGISYIGISIPIFWFGMILIDVFSIQLGWLPSLGMRTIGVDSFWDMAEHAILPVITLTFQGCAAYYRYVRSNTINQLKEEYVLFGYAKGLSKVQIMGHHVLKNSLLPVITLLGMSLPQVITGAFITESIFSWPGMGSLGINAIFQLDYPVIMAITLFSALLLIIGNLLADLAYMIVDPRIREMG; via the coding sequence ATGCTAAAAACAATCATAAAACGCGTATTGCAAATTATTCCGATGCTATTTATTATCTCGATTATTTCGTTTGCACTTATAAAATTAGCGCCCGGGGATCCCGTGAACTCGTTTGTTACGCCTGATATGAATCCTGACGATGTGGAACGAATTAGACAAAGTTTAGGGCTGGATCAACCAATTTATGTGCAGTACTTTATTTGGCTTGGGAACTTGTTGCAAGGGAATCTTGGTTATTCGATTGTGAATAGCCAGCCAGTATTGCAACAAATTTTAGAGAGAATTCCAGCGACACTTGGTTTGGTGGGAACTTCGCTTGTTCTGACGCTATTATTATCGATTCCATTTGGTTTGGTTGCGGCGAATTATGAAAATACGTGGATTGATAAAGTGTTAAACGGGATTTCATATATTGGTATTTCGATTCCGATTTTTTGGTTTGGGATGATTTTAATAGATGTATTTTCGATTCAGCTAGGTTGGCTTCCAAGTCTAGGGATGCGAACGATTGGGGTCGACTCTTTTTGGGATATGGCGGAGCATGCGATTTTACCAGTTATAACGCTGACTTTCCAAGGGTGCGCGGCATATTATCGTTACGTCCGCTCAAATACCATCAACCAATTAAAAGAAGAATATGTTTTATTTGGTTATGCGAAAGGTCTATCCAAAGTGCAAATTATGGGGCATCATGTCTTGAAAAATTCCTTGCTGCCAGTTATAACACTACTTGGGATGTCACTTCCGCAAGTCATTACAGGCGCTTTTATTACCGAAAGTATTTTTTCATGGCCGGGAATGGGCTCGCTTGGAATCAACGCGATTTTCCAACTGGATTATCCAGTTATTATGGCGATTACACTTTTTTCAGCGCTGTTATTAATTATCGGAAACTTGCTGGCCGATTTAGCTTATATGATTGTCGATCCGCGGATTAGGGAAATGGGGTGA
- a CDS encoding ABC transporter permease, whose protein sequence is MRLDFSKKTMQDFERDAEVVHATRERSFWRFMLADRRAVFATSVLILITVACIFAFLSPYDPNALSVQDKLMPPNSSHWFGTDDHGRDYLTRVLYGGRVSLLVGVFAMMIAVVVGTLAGTVSGYFGGFIDNMVMRFLDIFMSIPSFFLLMILNAYLKPGISNIIIIIGLLSWMEVARIVRAETLTLKEREFILYSKSSGGGFFHIMFKHIIPNAMPSIVVAASLNVATAILTESALSFLGLGVQQPNASWGSMLNNAQGYVGEATYLALFPGLLILMTILSFNVLGDVLRKGLSRRY, encoded by the coding sequence ATGCGATTAGATTTTTCGAAAAAAACAATGCAAGATTTCGAGCGGGATGCAGAAGTTGTTCACGCAACACGAGAGCGGAGTTTTTGGCGTTTTATGCTTGCTGACCGCCGCGCTGTTTTTGCGACGAGTGTGCTGATACTTATTACGGTGGCTTGTATTTTCGCGTTCCTTTCGCCTTATGACCCTAATGCTCTTTCCGTTCAAGACAAACTGATGCCGCCAAATTCGTCGCACTGGTTTGGGACGGATGACCATGGTCGGGATTACTTGACGCGTGTCTTGTACGGTGGCCGGGTTTCACTACTTGTCGGTGTATTTGCGATGATGATTGCCGTTGTCGTTGGAACGCTTGCTGGGACAGTTAGTGGCTACTTTGGTGGATTCATTGACAATATGGTGATGCGTTTTCTTGATATTTTCATGTCGATTCCGTCATTTTTCCTGCTAATGATTTTAAATGCATACTTAAAACCGGGAATTTCGAATATTATTATCATTATCGGATTGCTTTCTTGGATGGAAGTGGCGCGGATAGTCCGGGCAGAAACCCTAACACTAAAAGAACGTGAATTCATTTTGTACTCCAAGTCTTCGGGCGGCGGATTTTTCCACATTATGTTCAAGCACATTATTCCAAACGCGATGCCATCGATTGTTGTTGCAGCTTCATTAAACGTCGCTACAGCCATTTTAACCGAGTCGGCACTAAGTTTCCTTGGCCTCGGCGTTCAACAGCCTAACGCTTCGTGGGGCAGCATGCTGAACAATGCGCAAGGCTACGTCGGCGAAGCAACATACTTGGCGCTTTTCCCCGGATTACTAATTTTAATGACTATTCTTTCCTTCAACGTCCTTGGCGATGTGCTGAGAAAAGGGTTATCACGTAGATATTAA
- a CDS encoding DUF3130 domain-containing protein has protein sequence MSEIKVKEATLKKHATKLESKGKSTEYLPMKGGNMAYSQANSINHFRTALFDLVDAVDNFQGVVGTDAKRLQELGASFTRKDQELERGMGLGDK, from the coding sequence ATGAGTGAAATAAAAGTTAAAGAAGCAACATTGAAAAAACACGCGACAAAGTTAGAATCCAAAGGCAAATCAACTGAATATTTACCAATGAAAGGTGGCAATATGGCCTATAGTCAAGCCAATTCCATCAATCATTTTCGGACAGCATTGTTTGACTTGGTAGACGCGGTGGACAATTTTCAGGGTGTGGTAGGAACGGATGCCAAAAGATTGCAAGAATTAGGCGCATCATTTACTCGCAAAGACCAAGAGCTTGAACGAGGCATGGGATTGGGAGATAAATAA